The DNA region ttatccaaaaaaaataatgggcTTCCAAGCCTATATTGTGTCTCTTTTGGGTTCCCCCAGAACCATTGAGTTAACGTTATGGGTGGTGCTAAGAAacccaaaagaaagagagagagggggaaaaaaaaacaaaagtaatGTACCAATTAAGGACGAAGCCTGAAACTCTTTgttatctaaaaaaaaaaagtttacgATTTTATACTAAAGAAAAGTTCTATCTTAAAAGTCTATGACTATTTCAGTTCATGCTAAAAATCGATATTGATGGACTCTGAGCCCAGCTACCCGGAGCCGAGCCCATAAGATATGTTTGCAATCCTTAAGCCCGGTACTCACATAGGTCCATTTATTGACGAATTGTCTTAATTAAAGGTTATTACCTATTTCCTCAATTAAATCAAGGTAAATCTGCTGAATATCTttataatatatcaaatatccCAAATATTTCGGGATCTTATCACCTCACCCTCCTCCTACATAGGTACGTTATTTAATGCCATACAATATTATTCTCATGAATACGCAATGCTGATTTAAGATTCGGAGCGGGAAATCGAGGAAAACTCTCGATCTCCCTTGTTTTGCAGGTTTTAGGGCGACACCGAAAGAAGACCTAGGATCATGAAGACTATCGAGATTACAAGCTCAGATCCAGACTTCATCAGTTGGCACCATCTGTGAGAAGCGACATAGAAGGCCATGACCAAGGCTACTTTTTGGAAGATCACCCATCAACTATACTGCCTTCGGACCGACGGCCATAGATAAGTCCCTACTTTCGTTCAGTGGCAGTGACCTGAAAATTCATACGTACgcatacatgtatatgtacaAGTGAAGTGCGCTAGGATCGAGAAAGTGGATCAGCAATTTGACATTGAATCAATAATTTGGAGGATATTCACCACCGTTCCTTTCCTTCCTACGCTCAAGAATAATAACAGCTTTTTCTTCAATGtgccaaaaaattatttcgcTTTGGCAGAGTGCAAGAGAGTCCCAGTTTCGATTCATCAAATCTCAAGGCCCGAATCGGTACTGAGGCATTTTTCGATCAGGGCAAAGGTTGCTCCGAGCCCATCATGCTCGCTTTGAAGCTGACAATCGCAGTTCGAGTAACCGCTCCAACAATCCATCCTCGGCCACCTAGCGGTCTTGCCATTTGTCTCGATCTTCGCTGGTGCTCATAAACAATTGGGACCATGGACTTGTCCAGTATCCGAATCAACTAAGTTGCAGCTTCCGTGTCACCGCTTTGCTTGCCGGCAAGAAGTTTCTGAAGGGAGCGGTGGTGATGAAGCCGCCAAAGTAGGAGAGGCAGGCCAATGCCCGAGGCCGGCCAAAACCATGACGCTCATAACGATGGGCAACCTAAAGGTTATGGATGCAAGTTTTTCATTCGCTAGTGCCAGCAGTTCAACTGAAGTCAACTCGTCGGAGATGATTCGGCCCTAAAACCCCATATATCTCATGATCAAACAAAATTATCCGACAAAACCGTTGATCcgtgttgagatatgttgtcccacatcgaaaaattgagaaaaaaaccacaagcttatatgagacttgggtccagtaacctattagcttaagcttttgggttgcagatgggctcaagtccgtgtaggcccaagtgggtatttttacatggtatcagagcgggttataCTTTCGTGCGCTcatgtgggctcacaccacgccagattcgatttcgaggtagctaagagtgcgcctcatgttaatcaGGCTCAAGAGTGGTCCAGTCCAGTTTCGAGGTAGTTaaaggtgcacctctagttaggcccgagtgtggagctcgaggctagtttggtatttgtccccccttgcccgagcacggaagagaaTGCCCAGCTCGGATCAGTTgttaagggcgggtgtttaaggcacgtggcacgtgttggaccacacgttgccacgtgagggcgggtgttgagatatgttgtcccacatcgaaaaattgagaaaaaaaccacaagcttatatgagacttgggtccagtaacctattagcttaagcttttgggttgcagatgggctcaagtccgtGTAGGCCCAAGTGGGTATTTTACAATCCGCTCCAAGTGGGTATTTTACAATCCGCTTCCTTGGAGCTGAGGCTTCATTGATCGACACACCGTGTGGCAGGCACCACCAAATAGGAAATGACGACCTGAGTGTGAGGCATAGTCATATGCCGCAACCACGAGTTAAATGCAGTGGCGGTGTCGCACGACCTCAACCTGTGAGCCCTGACTGCGTACGGCATAAAAATACCGTCTTCGACCAGCTTCATCTAAGCATTAAAGACCGCGGGGCGCATTGCCTTGCAAACTCAGCCAGCCTCACTTTTCCTCTGCTTCGGCTTTTATATGGCAAAACATAACAAGTCAGCCATGGCAACCCCCGCCATTGAGAGCTTCAAGCATTCAACTGATGCATCATGTCTCGGTCCTTGTGACATCAACAAGTCCAGGTGTGTTCAATTCCAATCTTCTTGAATgaggaagaaaaaagagatgCATAACCTGAAGAGAGCAATTTATCCCCGACTGTTACTGTCGGTTCAACGTTAACGCTCACAGGCACAAGGCAACTTCTAAGTATGGcctaagaaattaaattaaaaaaaaaaaaaaagaaatcgcTACGCCAAATCCTGAAGAGCTCAGATTGCTGACTTGGATCAACAACCCATAAGCATATTTTGAACATCTTGTCTTTGACTTGGCCTAAGATCATATCAGCAATTTACCCCACAAAGAGCAGAGAGCAATTAAAACTCACTCGAGCTTCTGCTACAAATAAGAGAACATCGACAAGCACCCGTTAGTGTTAGAAGATGGGAAATGCACAGCTTATCCTGTTGGAAAACGATTTCCCATTCTTCGGTGGAAAACGGAAAGTGGGAAACTCTTTTCTGCTCTGACTAAATCTTGTTGAGAAGAACTGGGAAGACTACTGACGAACGTGATGTGTTGCGATTCACCTGAAATGGGGCAGCGAAGAACCCTCGCCATTACTGCAAAATCCGAGGTTGTCTGTCCTCCTACGAATTACCGTTAAAGGGCTTTCCTTTACACTGACCAAAGTGATTGGAGCAGTGTAATGGCGCGAGGAGCCACGAGAAGCTTGAAGGCAGCATTGCTCGATGTGATACGACACCTGTGTTCAGCTGCGACTGACTGATCCGACGCCGGAAGAAGGCCATGTCTCCTCCGCTTTTCCAAGTGAAGTGAGGCAGACAGTTCATACGAGGGCgggtggagaagaaagaaacagTAAAAACGGCATCCTAAATGGGCCGAAATTAGCACGAGCCCATTTAAAGATTTGGGCTTCCTCTCAGACATGTTGGCCCACTTTATTAGGTCCCATTCCATATATGTGGCATTCATCTGTCGTATACGTGTgtgtacacacacacacacacacacacatatatatatatatactttctttATTGGTTAATAAGAATCAAATGCTAATGAGTCGCTCAGACCTAACATAACTTAAGTTgggaaacaaaaagaaatcttTACTCTCATCCTCATTCATGATATGTTGACTTCCTGCTACCGGGATAAATCTCACatgattttaataataatgagGAATTGATCCCGATTAACCGGCCAAGCCAAATTAAAAGTATGTAGTTAATGTATAATAAAAGATTTTATCTCACCGTCACGTTAAGTCGAAGAAGAAAGactataacatatatattaaattagtaAGGTTAGGAATGACTCAATTGATTATGATGCCCTACTGATGATGAATGCAGagttaaataatataatgatGGTATAACAAAGTAAACCAACTTGTTGGCTAAATTAAAGAAGGTGTTGATAATATAATTtggtaattttttataatgtaGTGTTGCTTTTAGGTTACATTATTGGTAATGGAGTGGGCAATACATTGAAGAAGTGACCAAACTAACTCGCTTCTAGAGCTTTAAACCTGACGCATGGAACTTCTCCCCAGTGATGCAGTCGATCCTCTCGATCATTTGAGGAGTCAGATGGTTCACCCAGTCACCCACTTCACCCTTTCTGAAGAACGACTTGGTCTCCGCTAACCTGAACTTCCCAGTCATATTCACCTCTAGTTTGCTCAAATTATCGAAGCTGCAGAGCCTAACGATGTCATTGATCCCACCATCAGCCACCTCATCTTCCGAGAAAGGGCAGCCCGAGAAATCGGCCAATATCTTCAACTGCTCAATAGGTCTCTCCTTCATTTCCTCGTACTTCAAGAACAAGACCTTATCGGGCATCTCCAAGCTAGCCTTGTAGTAACCCAGGACATGATCCCAATATGGTCCATACGGGCTCACCCCTCTACAAAACAAGTCGAAGGCCTCCTCAAGTGTGTATGTGCCCATTTCCATGGACGTTACCTTATTTAGGAAATGCCATAGGGAGACCAGCGTGTCCTTGGGGTTTCTACACAAGTAGACAATCCTGCATTCAGAGTCCTTAACAGACTGTGGAAGCGACCCGAGAGGCATGTGGGTTGCAAACATCCTTGGAGAGGTTAAACCAGATAGGTCTGGATCTTGGTCCTTGAGATAGAGCGTGAATTCCAAGTAGGGAATGAGTTCGTGGGGATTTTTCTGGAGGAGGGGATGGTTAGATTTTCTATCGGGTTCGGAATAGCAGGATCGCTTCTGGAGAGCAAAGAGGACGGCCTTAAGCCACGTGGTGCCAGTCTTGGGGCCGGCGACGAGTAGGATGTCGGAATCTGCAGCCCTGAAGTGGCGTCGAGCCAAGAGGACTCCATTCAAGTGGCGGGCAGTGAACCAGAAGCCTTGATAGAGATGCAAGGTCCATAACCAATCCCGACCGTTGGAGGTTGGGAGGGTGCGAATGAGTTCTTTGCATTCTTCGGTTAGGTTCTCGTCTTGGAGATATGCGGGGAGCTGGGAAGAGTCGTTGGAGGTTGCCATGGTGGAAGATGGGGAGGTAAGAAGTTCGAGTGAATTGGTAAATTTGGGATGAAGGAGGAGAAGTTATATACTCACCAAAGAGGAGGAGCGGTGTGATATACTATGGTGGTGAGTGATActtgatatataatatttaaccATTCACGTGAATCATGTGTATAATATGCTATGGTCTAATTCCCTATAAAAATCTATTGTAaactatataataaaatatcgaATATATAAGCTTTCAAGGTCATATTATCACATGGTTGCAATTTCAGATCGATTTGTATCTGTCAGCTTTATGTCTAGACGTTCAGCCCTGATGGGCAACAAGCTGGCAGCAGCTTTACGCTGGGGATGGGTTCGAAAGACGGGCTGCACGAGGATGGCAACGTTGAGGACAGTACGAAAACTATATTACATATAAGACTTTCTCTTGTGTTACA from Punica granatum isolate Tunisia-2019 chromosome 3, ASM765513v2, whole genome shotgun sequence includes:
- the LOC116199236 gene encoding cytosolic sulfotransferase 5-like, with amino-acid sequence MATSNDSSQLPAYLQDENLTEECKELIRTLPTSNGRDWLWTLHLYQGFWFTARHLNGVLLARRHFRAADSDILLVAGPKTGTTWLKAVLFALQKRSCYSEPDRKSNHPLLQKNPHELIPYLEFTLYLKDQDPDLSGLTSPRMFATHMPLGSLPQSVKDSECRIVYLCRNPKDTLVSLWHFLNKVTSMEMGTYTLEEAFDLFCRGVSPYGPYWDHVLGYYKASLEMPDKVLFLKYEEMKERPIEQLKILADFSGCPFSEDEVADGGINDIVRLCSFDNLSKLEVNMTGKFRLAETKSFFRKGEVGDWVNHLTPQMIERIDCITGEKFHASGLKL